A single genomic interval of Lathyrus oleraceus cultivar Zhongwan6 chromosome 7, CAAS_Psat_ZW6_1.0, whole genome shotgun sequence harbors:
- the LOC127101963 gene encoding uncharacterized protein LOC127101963: MGSNKRSTYSYKFKDPKLDVLQELGFQLHPVYKINFRKDYGNLLSLLNKEADPLGLLTLAQFYDSPMRCFTFQDFQIAPMLEEFEHLVGIPIENKLPFMGVEGILEHEVIVAALHMHKKEVTANLGVKGNTKGFPLNFLIERAYTLLEAQSWEACYANIALAIYGIVLFPNFDDFVDMTAICIFLTKNPVPTLLADVLYYLNWRSAKKGGMVSCCAPLLYTWLQTHLPNRGAFVDQKDASWPHRLGSLLSNDISWYSREYDGT; encoded by the coding sequence ATGGGATCGAACAAGAGAAGCACGTACTCATACAAGTTCAAAGATCCTAAATTAGACGTTCTACAAGAATTGGGTTTTCAGCTCCATCCAGTCTACAAGATCAACTTTAGGAAGGATTATGGCAATCTGCTCAGTCTCTTGAACAAAGAAGCAGACCCACTGGGGCTTTTGACCTTGGCCCAGTTCTATGATTCACCAATGAGATGTTTCACCTTCCAGGATTTTCAAATAGCACCAATGTTGGAGGAATTTGAACATCTTGTTGGTATTCCCATAGAAAACAAACTTCCATTTATGGGTGTCGAAGGGATCTTGGAACATGAAGTTATAGTTGCTGCCCTTCACATGCATAAGAAGGAGGTTACTGCAAACCTGGGAGTGAAAGGAAATACCAAAGGGTTTCCACTCAATTTTCTTATAGAGAGAGCTTACACCCTGTTGGAGGCCCAAAGTTGGGAGGCTTGCTACGCTAATATTGCCTTGGCTATTTATGGAATCGTTTTGTTCCCAAACTTTGATGATTTTGTAGACATGACTGCCATTTGCATCTTCCTCACGAAGAATCCAGTGCCTACCCTTCTTGCTGATGTGTTATATTATCTGAATTGGAGAAGTGCAAAGAAGGGGGGAATGGTTTCTTGTTGTGCCCCTCTATTGTACACATGGTTGCAAACCCATCTTCCAAATAGAGGTGCCTTTGTGGATCAGAAGGATGCTAGTTGGCCCCATAGGTTGGGATCACTCCTATCCAACGATATTTCCTGGTACTCTAGGGAGTATGATGGTACATAA